The following coding sequences lie in one Trichoderma breve strain T069 chromosome 1, whole genome shotgun sequence genomic window:
- a CDS encoding reverse transcriptase (RNA-dependent DNA polymerase) domain-containing protein — MGPEEARRAYEQSFPHGHELIETSGENLLCGVRAVSLSFQNQISQTQTPTPGQLMDLLENEEIRMFEQETGALARDNQNNFFIDQLGAALHLWGQQQESVMHIQLGYVLSNGATYLVPTPEHPENVVIWIHSSMVEGENENTLQHYSGMRPRQANERVAREDQDDQTGAAENSTSSSDDEPTRKRMRQNRRVDIDILDFAEADSMRTRTAVNAFVAMAMVAPDMDDVEPTNYGQAMKTSEAPMWQEAVDNELQSLIQNETYEVIGQKDLPKGKKTITGRWVFKRKVLYDNEKRQYFNKYKARLVAKGFQQQEGIDYEEIFATVVKSSSYKVLLAIAAKLGLTVYLMDVKTAFLHGTLDVEVYMKPPPGMNIKKGKILRLKKALYGLKQAPRLWYIRLTEHLFKLGFRISNFDPCVFVHQKELLIVAVWVDDLLILAKEEETAQVFRQEMSKEFDMKDEGVCTYYLGMNIEQSRDGIHINQRRYAEQVLKRFGLEEITPAKTPMAANTILRRERDHVAAADLKNRYQSMVGSLMWLSNMTRPEMAYATNYCARFTANPNQQHMDATLHVMAYLAETLDSGLFYPRGTNVNIVGYSDADFAGCQDTRRSTSGYIFLLGGCPVSWTSQRQKSMATATMDAEYMAASDACKEAVWMRQFVNDLRVLPFIDHIPLYIDNNAALKLTKNPVLHKKAKHIDVRFHYIRERVMKKGDVKTRRVNTHENVADILTKALPRLKHEGFMEKLGMEAWINKKKNTGKGN; from the coding sequence ATGGgaccagaagaagcaagacgGGCTTATGAACAAAGCTTTCCCCACGGCCACGAGTTGATCGAAACATCTGGCGAAAACCTGCTGTGTGGGGTGAGGGCCGTGAGCCTGAGCTTCCAAAATCAAATTTCTCAAACTCAAACACCCACCCCCGGACAATTGATGGATCTGCTGGAAAACGAAGAAATCCGGATGTTTGAACAAGAAACTGGAGCCCTTGCCAGAGACAACCAAAACAATTTCTTCATTGATCAGCTGGGGGCTGCCTTACACCTGTGGGGACAACAACAAGAGTCGGTCATGCATATTCAGCTGGGATATGTTCTGAGTAATGGCGCAACCTACCTTGTACCAACACCAGAACATCCGGAAAATGTCGTGATTTGGATTCACAGCTCAATGGTGGAAGGTGAGAATGAGAACACGCTCCAACATTACTCTGGCATGAGACCAAGGCAGGCAAACGAAAGGGTGGCCCGGGAAGATCAAGATGACCAGACTGGTGCAGCGGAAAATAGCACATCCTCAAGCGACGACGAACCAACTCGAAAAAGAATGAGACAAAACAGACGAGTCGATATCGACATTCTCGATTTCGCTGAAGCAGACTCGATGAGGACAAGGACTGCGGTCAATGCATTtgttgccatggccatggtggCACCAGACATGGACGATGTCGAACCAACAAACTATGGTCAAGCGATGAAAACTAGCGAAGCTCCAATGtggcaagaagctgttgaCAATGAACTACAAAGTCTAATCCAAAACGAGACGTACGAGGTAATAGGCCAAAAGGATCTACCCAAAGGTAAGAAGACTATCACAGGCCGATGGGTATTCAAAAGAAAGGTCCTATACGACAACGAAAAAAGGCAATACTTCAACAAGTACAAAGCAAGGCTGGTAGCCAAAGGCTTCCAACAACAGGAGGGAATAGACTATGAAGAAATCTTTGCAACTGTTGTCAAATCTTCTTCCTACAAAGTTCTGCTTGCGATTGCAGCGAAGCTGGGTCTGACGGTTTACCTGATGGATGTGAAGACAGCCTTCCTACACGGTACACTTGACGTTGAAGTATATATGAAACCTCCCCCTGGGATGAACATTAAAAAGGGGAAAATCCTGAGGCTGAAAAAGGCCCTGTATGGGCTGAAACAGGCACCAAGACTCTGGTATATTCGCCTGACAGAAcatctcttcaagcttgGATTCCGAATCTCGAATTTTGACCCATGCGTTTTTGTTCATCAAAAGGAACTTCTCATTGTTGCCGTCTGGGTCGATGATCTGCTGATTCTggcaaaagaggaagaaacagCACAAGTTTTCCGGCAAGAAATGTCAAAGGAATTTGACATGAAGGATGAAGGCGTGTGCACATACTACCTGGGAATGAATATTGAACAATCGAGGGACGGAATTCACATTAACCAACGACGGTATGCTGAACAAGTACTCAAACGCTTTGGACTTGAAGAAATTACACCTGCAAAGACACCAATGGCGGCCAACACAATACTCAGACGCGAACGAGACCatgttgcagcagcagacttAAAAAACAGATACCAATCGATGGTGGGATCTCTGATGTGGCTGTCAAACATGACTCGTCCAGAAATGGCATATGCAACAAACTATTGCGCAAGGTTTACAGCCAATCCAAACCAACAACATATGGATGCAACACTGCACGTTATGGCATATTTGGCGGAAACACTTGACAGTGGATTGTTCTACCCACGAGGCACAAATGTGAACATTGTTGGATACTCAGACGCAGACTTCGCTGGTTGCCAAGACACACGACGATCGACATCCGGCTACATTTTCCTTTTGGGGGGATGTCCCGTCTCATGGACCTCTCAGAGGCAGAAGTCGATGGCAACAGCCACAATGGACGCTGAATATATGGCAGCTTCTGATGCATGCAAGGAAGCAGTGTGGATGCGACAATTCGTAAACGACTTGAGGGTGTTACCCTTCATTGATCACATCCCACTATACATTGACAACAACGCTGCTCTTAAGCTGACCAAAAATCCAGTGCTACACAAGAAAGCCAAGCACATTGACGTC